A single Plasmodium knowlesi strain H genome assembly, chromosome: 13 DNA region contains:
- a CDS encoding rhomboid protease ROM3, putative: MLRGDLQTGGKAQGASENVPLMEGSPKGGTFYDMLFPDMSLRRIIVWISFAQIIIYILSCLLSENLTAPNVQVLMFLGATYGPSIKHGEIWRLLLPIFLHANWWHLAINIVCMLNLGLVIESKYKKGNFIFLYFLSGVVGNVLTTICNPCQLAVGASTSGFGLIGFSILEIFLAWANLSRRAKNYYIFNVSVFVLFFLFVSFSPTVDFFGHIGGFLCGAFLACHYNKTMGYDFFQMSLYYSFACICALIILYLPVRLYVTDMPCALFN, encoded by the exons ATGCTTCGCGGAGATTTACAGACGGGAGGGAAAGCCCAGGGGGCTAGTGAAAATGTGCCCTTGATGGAGGGAAGCCCCAAGGGAGGCACCTTTTACGACATGCTCTTTCCGGATATGTCCCTGAGGAG AATCATCGTATGGATTAGCTTCGCCCAAATtatcatttatattttgaGCTGTCTCCTAAGCGAAAACTTAACAGCGCCGAACGTGCAGGTGTTGATGTTTCTGGGCGCCACGTATGGACCATCCATCAA GCACGGAGAAATCTGGAGACTGCTCTTGCCAATTTTCCTCCATGCCAATTGGTGGCACTTAGCAATTAACATCGTGTGCATGCTCAACTTAGGCCTAGTGATAGAGAGCAAATACAAGAAGGGCAATTTTATCTTCCTCTATTTTCTATCAGGGGTGGTTGGAAATGTATTGACCACCATCTGTAATCCGTGTCAACTAGCTGTCGGTGCATCAACAAGTGGATTCGGACTCATTGGTTTTTCCATcctggaaatatttttagccTGGGCCAATTTGTCCAGGAGGGCTAAGAACtactatatttttaatgtgtCAGTTTTTGTACTAttctttttgtttgttaGTTTTTCTCCAACCGTTGATTTTTTTGGACACATAGGCGGCTTTCTCTGCGGGGCCTTCTTGGCCTGTCACTACAACAAGACCATGGGATACGACTT CTTCCAGATGTCCCTGTATTACAGCTTCGCCTGTATATGCGCCCTAATTATTTTGTACCTTCCCGTTCGCCTCTACGTGACGGACATGCCATGTGCACTTTTCAATTAA
- a CDS encoding protein disulfide isomerase, putative, whose amino-acid sequence MRTKLLSLFLFLIPLVLRNYARAHEDLFNEHITTIHDGELNNFITKNDVVLVMFFAPWCGHCKRLIPEYNEAANMLAEKKSEIKLASVDATTENALAQEYGITGYPTMIMFNKKNRVNYGGGRTAQSIVDWLQQMTGPVFTEITTNIEEVLKEKNIAVAFYLEYTSEDNELYKNFNEVGDKNREIAKFFVKKNDKHNKISCYRKDEKKVDYDEKVSLSEFVSTESFPLFGEINTENYRFYAESPKELVWVCATTEQYNEIKEEVRLAASELRAKTHFVLLNIPEYADHARASLGLNEFPGLAYQSSEGRYLLPNAKESLHNHKAIVTFFKEVEEGKVEKSLKSEPIPEEDKNAPVKVVVGNSFIDVVLKSGKDVLIEIYAPWCGHCKKLEPVYEDLGRKLKKYDSIIVAKMDGTLNETPIKDFEWSGFPTIFFVKAGSKVPLPYEGERSLKGFVDFLNKHATNTPISLDGVPGMEDGTAEEL is encoded by the exons ATGAGAACCAAGTTGTTAtccctcttcctttttttaatccccCTTGTCCTTCGCAACTATGCACGAGCGCATGAAGATCTGTTCAATGAACACATCACCACTATACACGATGGAGAACTGAACAACTTTATTACGAAGAATGACGTGGTGTTGGTCATGTTTTTCGCTCCATG GTGCGGGCACTGCAAAAGACTCATCCCGGAGTACAACGAAGCAGCCAACATGCTAGCGGAGAAAAAGAGCGAAATAAAGCTAGCCAGTGTAGATGCCACCACGGAAAACGCCCTAGCACAGGAATATGGAATCACAGGGTACCCAACCATGATCATGTTTAACAAGAAGAATCGTGTGAACtacggaggaggaagaacagCCCAATCAATCGTAGACTGGTTGCAGCAAATGACCGGTCCAGTGTTCACCGAAATTACCACAAATATTGAGGAGgtgttgaaggaaaaaaatatagcagtCGCATTTTACTTGGAATATACATCCGAAGATAATGAGCtatataaaaatttcaacGAAGTTGGAgataaaaatagagaaatcgccaaattttttgtaaaaaaaaatgataagcaTAATAAGATTTCATGCTACAGAAAGGATGAGAAAAAGGTCGATTACGATGAGAAGGTATCTCTGAGCGAGTTCGTATCCACCGAATCCTTTCCACTCTTTGGTGAAATAAACACCGAAAATTACCGTTTCTATGCAGAGAGCCCTAAAGAATTGGTATGGGTCTGTGCCACAACAGAACAGTACAATGAAATCAAAGAGGAAGTCAGACTAGCCGCATCTGAATTGAGAGCAAAaactcattttgttcttttaaaCATTCCCGAATATGCTGATCATGCGAGGGCTTCCTTAGGATTGAATGAATTTCCAGGATTAGCTTACCAATCAAGTGAAGGAAGATACTTACTACCCAATGCGAAAGAATCATTACATAACCACAAAGCCATTGTAACTTTCTTTaaagaagtagaagaaggcAAAGTTGAAAAGTCACTGAAATCAGAACCTATTCcagaggaagataaaaatgctCCTGTTAAAGTTGTTGTCGGAAACTCCTTCATTGATGTCGTACTTAAAAGTGGAAAGGATGTGCTCATCGAAATTTACGCTCCATGGTGTGGTCATTGCAAAAAGTTAGAACCTGTATATGAAGATCTAGgtagaaaattaaaaaaatatgattcCATAATTGTTGCCAAAATGGACGGTACACTTAACGAAACACCAATAAAAGATTTTGAGTGGTCAGGATTCCCAACCATCTTTTTCGTCAAGGCTGGTTCAAAAGTTCCTCTGCCATACGAAGGCGAGAGATCATTAAAGGGCTTCGTCGATTTCCTGAACAAGCATGCCACTAATACTCCCATCTCACTCGACGGTGTTCCAGGCATGGAGGATGGCACTGCGGAGGaattataa
- a CDS encoding translation initiation factor eIF-2B subunit alpha, putative yields MEHSEQSNEEGDTPEEHEVVRAFKRHYFEDKDQMHIATMKAIAQVLQSNMAKTNFELFVNLNEANGKLKSFVKSEKTQKEILSMPHSKRMTIYHILSSSDIYLHFAVKKYTHNENNFPYLKNHISSSAQDFAENVKQSLRAIGNSSNIMFINKKTTILTHSNSECVKSLLLNVVKNQKKHVSVYFTCTEHICKDYQEKDKKFDDKFVEDLRRENIQVTKIDLDNVKDVLSTIDFVVIGTELVIDNGGIISKKGIKQLAELCLSNRKEFYVTCEAYKFLKIEKIKNSSQEFYSYCTENTPNQGRKMYEFLPYHFITLFYTDIGIFPPSAISYELNKLYINDVN; encoded by the exons ATGGAGCATTCTGAACAATCCAATGAGGAAGGCGACACGCCTGAGGAGCATGAAG TCGTGCGCGCGTTCAAAAGGCACTACTTTGAGGACAAGGACCAAATGCACATAGCGACCATGAAGGCCATAGCTCA AGTTCTACAGAGCAACATGGCAAAGACCAACTTCGAACTGTTCGTTAACTTAAATGAGGCTAATGGAAAACTAAAAAGTTTCGTAAAAAGTGAGAAAACGCAAAAAGAGATTTTATCCATGCCCCACTCGAAAAGGATGACCATATACCACATTCTGTCTTCCAGCGATATCTACCTTCACTTTGCGGTGAAAAAGTACACTCACAATGAAAAT AACTTCCCCTACCTGAAGAACCACATCTCCAGCAGCGCCCAGGATTTCGCAGAAAACGTTAAACAGAGTTTAAGGGCCATAGGGAATAGCAGCAATATCATGTTCATCAATAAAAAGACGACTATACTAACGCATAGCAACTCCGAATGCGTAAAAAGCTTGCTACTgaatgttgtaaaaaatcAAAAGAAGCACGTAAGTGTGTACTTTACCTGCACAGAACATATATGTAAGGACTACCAagagaaggacaaaaaatTCGATGATAAGTTTGTTGAAGATTTGCGGAGGGAAAATATACAAGTAACAAAAATTGATCTTGACAATGTTAAGGATGTCTTAAGCACAATCGATTTTGTCGTCATAGGAACAGAACTCGTAATCGACAATGGAGGAATTATTAGCAAGAAAGGTATTAAACAGCTAGCCGAATTGTGTTTatcaaatagaaaagaatttTATGTCACTTGTGAAGCctataaatttttaaaaattgaaaaaataaaaaattcctccCAGGAGTTTTATTCATACTGTACTGAAAATACACCTAACCAAGgtagaaaaatgtatgaatttCTTCCCTACCATTTTATTACTCTTTTTTATACGGACATTGgaattttccccccctctgcAATTTCGTACGAACTGAACAAATTATACATCAACGATGTTAactga
- a CDS encoding mitochondrial inner membrane protein OXA1, putative has translation MSFTHSQIKLHNGILKKSSQNIYFCSNFFKRGKHDLAITYGHNRTCEKEVKGINGYTRGVYSVHVRKFFHLSNSIASCDGANSKGYSQWDRGDKSVACAQRDKEKTCGNEHTGEKNLECAKSDNNEDTLGDAPPGEVTNDEIIPYTHFIIEKCKANMQQDVDNYESSWYVELVHELLNCTKIMFDCSWMASIVATTSFMRMVILPLTVSAERDRRKQKILNPLIKELTNKLKSNAQDGNIKMALEFKKKILNIRNTHGISLIPKSIIMMAFFQTPLFFIFYFSMKKMASYPEVFKEFTFESPLWLDSLSLPDPYYILPLLSSLLLLSNNELTALIDKALSNSKSSSLPGDESEFQKKMKHVSKLAMRLFYISSFFFFKSMPSGLLIYLITNTFFQLLTTQICKIKVIERFLDLPPLYSRGLSFQGDTGRNNQSDSKRRKPIHMDDLVKGKFR, from the coding sequence ATGAGCTTCACCCACTCACAAATTAAGCTACACAATGGAATATTAAAGAAAAGCTCtcagaatatatatttttgtagcAACTTTTTCAAAAGAGGGAAACATGACTTGGCGATAACTTATGGGCATAATCGCACATGCgagaaagaagtaaagggTATAAATGGTTATACCAGGGGGGTGTATTCTGTCCATgttcgaaaattttttcacctaTCAAACAGCATCGCTAGCTGTGATGGAGCGAATTCAAAGGGATATAGCCAGTGGGACAGAGGAGACAAGTCGGTCGCCTGCGCCCAGCgggacaaggaaaaaacatgCGGTAATGAACAtacgggagaaaaaaacctTGAATGCGCCAAAAGTGACAACAACGAAGACACACTGGGAGATGCCCCCCCAGGGGAAGTTACAAACGATGAGATCATCCCGTACACCCATTTCATCATCGAAAAATGCAAAGCTAACATGCAGCAAGATGTAGACAACTACGAATCTTCCTGGTATGTCGAACTCGTTCACGAATTATTAAATTGCACAAAAATTATGTTCGATTGTTCTTGGATGGCTTCGATCGTAGCAACAACTTCATTCATGAGGATGGTTATTTTACCCTTAACTGTATCGGCAGAAAGGGATagaagaaaacagaaaatattaaaccCCCTAATAAAAGAATTgacaaataaattaaaaagtaatGCACAAgatggaaatataaaaatggcacttgaatttaaaaaaaaaatccttaaCATTAGAAATACTCATGGAATATCTCTAATCCCCAAGTCCATTATCATGATGGCATTTTTTCAAacccctttattttttatattttatttttccatgaaaaaaatggcatcctATCCTGAAGTATTTAAAGAATTTACTTTTGAGTCTCCACTATGGTTAGATAGTCTTTCTTTACCTGACCCCTACTACATACTACCTCTGTTATCCTCCCTCCTCTTATTATCAAATAATGAATTAACAGCGTTGATAGACAAGGCACTAAGCAATAGCAAGTCGAGTTCCCTCCCCGGAGATGAGAGcgaatttcaaaaaaaaatgaagcatgtGTCCAAGCTAGCCATGAGACTATTCTATatatcatccttttttttttttaaatccatgCCATCGGGGTTACTCATTTATTTGATCACGAACACATTCTTTCAATTACTTACCACCCAAATTTGTAAGATAAAAGTGATTGAAAGGTTTCTGGATCTTCCTCCCTTATACTCAAGGGGACTATCCTTCCAAGGAGACACTGGAAGGAATAATCAATCCGATTCCAAGCGCAGAAAGCCCATTCACATGGACGACCTTGTAAAGGGTAAGTTCAGGTGA
- a CDS encoding integral membrane protein, which yields MEKHTSYETCSTLTVESSGSVNEKSYLIEKIVKDEVDPEENSIYNKVSSSLIAMLQGVEVLCNLSILYLFKDNYKVHPATLSVILSLIKLPWSIKLLWAIISDSFPIWGFRRKYYLLIGSILCILSLLALGLINHTNITLTVVLLMVYFFGSSLCNVIGEAQVVTCSRKGTMKCSAQNVSIFFGFRKLSFAIMSYLSGYLLSVMTKQHIFLMGAFLPVFVLISSFFTKEKKSYKKCSIKDQVKCIYDMLKIPHVKNFIIFIFLLMSMPSCGSILFFYMTNELNFSPDLLGEMAMFQSLASLLAILSYMFLFSTMDVTKLIFYSTIIITPLCLLPLIVVKKMNLFLYLPNSLFIITDTVLIEFIAEFQSMPILVKCSRIIPEGFESTIYSLFLSANNLAVITSSFLSSFLTYTLHITSRNFENLPLMIIICCLTNIIPILFLYLFPVFDELPKDVQKNLSSPHPYGTYETTHCVSPENSDADEENCLCHDLPVERSIQQF from the exons ATGGAGAAGCACACAAGCTACGAAACCTGCAGCACATTAACCG TTGAGTCCTCCGGCTCAGTCAATGAGAAAAGTTATTTGATCgaaaaaatagtaaaggATGAAGTGGACCCAGAGGAAAACTCCATATACAACAAAGTCTCTTCAAGCCTTATAG CGATGCTCCAGGGAGTCGAGGTGCTCTGCAACCTCTCCATTTTGTATCTCTTCAAGGACAACTACAAAGTCCACCCGG CAACCCTCAGCGTAATCCTGAGCCTTATAAAGTTACCCTGGTCGATTAAGCTCCTCTGGGCAATCATCTCCGACAGTTTTCCCATCTGGGGTTTCCGAAGAAAGTATTACTTGCTCATTGGGTCCATACTATGCATCCTCTCACTCCTTGCGTTGGGATTGATAAACCATACGAACATTACCCTAACAGTGGTTCTCCTAATGGTGTACTTTTTTGGGAGTTCTCTATGTAACGTAATAGGAGAAGCACAAGTGGTAACTTGCAGCCGAAAGGGAACAATGAAATGCTCAGCACAAAATGTATCGATTTTTTTTGGATTCAGAAAATTAAGCTTTGCTATAATGTCCTATCTATCTGGGTACCTTCTATCAGTGATGACCAAgcaacatatatttttgatGGGGGCTTTTCTACCTGTTTTCGTATTgatatcttcctttttcaccaaggagaaaaaaagttacaaaaaatgttccaTAAAAGATCAAGTAAAGTGTATCTATGATATGCTCAAAATACCACACGTTAaaaatttcatcatttttattttcctcctcatgtCTATGCCATCATGTGgaagtattttatttttttatatgacaAATGAATTAAATTTTAGTCCTGATTTGTTAGGGGAAATGGCAATGTTTCAATCTTTGGCTAGCTTACTAGCCATTTTATcatatatgtttttattcAGTACAATGGACGTGACGAAATTGATTTTCTACTCTACGATTATTATTACTCCCCTCTGTTTGCTACCACTAATTGTCGTAAAGAAGATGAACCTCTTCCTTTACCTACCCAACAGCCTATTCATCATTACCGATACTGTCCTGATAGAATTTATTGCGGAGTTTCAGAGTATGCCCATTTTAGTTAAATGCTCACGTATTATTCCTGAAGGTTTTGAGTCTACCATTTATTCTCTCTTCTTATCTGCCAACAATTTAGCTGTCATTACTAGTTCCTTCCTTTCATCTTTCCTAACTTATACACTTCATATAACTTCaagaaattttgaaaatctACCTCTCATGATAATCATCTGTTGCCTCACCAATATTATCCCCATCCTCTTTTTATACCTTTTTCCCGTCTTCGACGAATTACCCAAAGATGTACAGAAGAACCTCTCCTCCCCTCATCCCTACGGCACATACGAAACGACACACTGCGTATCCCCAGAAAACTCGGATGCGGATGAGGAGAACTGCCTTTGCCACGATCTTCCAGTGGAAAGAAGCATCCAACAGTTCTGA
- a CDS encoding leucine--tRNA ligase, putative, with amino-acid sequence MPLSWTLTLILCYLLLCETIHHVFAVRSENVGCPVRGASAGCSVIGVRAGYVAPSLHPSECAWRRARRDTKLWAYNFRAIERKWQVVWNSKRLLDRDFARFNRNAQAESQGEGEKLAKGSKVSKVGRVGKGEWKNEESVGREFEEEERRKTTRRKFYILDMFPYPSAQGLHMGHILCFTITDVLAKFKRMTNHCVFHPIGWDSFGLPCDRMSMKLKVDPREIIQKNILNFKEQVIKMGFLFNWDNEINTSDEIFYKWTQWIFIQMYLKKLGYKKNSYVNWSKEIKCVISNDEMKNEANVEGLKVTKRKLLQWYLRITKYATRLIEDLKEIDWPEKIKRMQINWIGKKKGIILKAKVIPIHEWKTRQISHTPSGCSIPHVLYHSIYENDEMTLLLNYLYHTGGYGYDFFYSFVRMGGEKYPIEWVENQMERLIQEEDAVENSLRRIKPSVPKPVLPPNKGEKKYLLNFDTDKEENEGGDLYVKIFLNEKEAIFPGDKLVVSVNHPKIDKIVNGKKCLLNFVRRGIRENDTERLKNEQIFFTGSVIYNPIIGKYIPIYVCTYVLENNSDLLFVKRGRREKVEETSKGEEALHKLLSSSRYSKKYSVYNLKDWLFSRQRYWGEPFPFLFPVGGTKEGGQEKGEIKNVCNSPVEGIYIDDIPVHLPKFHKRVYELGSNRYNEGSPSVLSRFKNWVFQRRGNVLYKRECDIMPQWAGSSWYFLRYLDSKNSNCIFNKERANLWMPVDLYVGGSEHAVLHLLYARFFHKFLYDLKLVKHKEPFQRLFNQGLLLSASSFFAYTTLEGKLVSYAAVRAEAAEGDKIEKEGGTQQRQGSVESNITESNPGDDVLIGGNGEPLKEKQIYPSGAELSSDKQNCSIEKALGEKVSCENEKYRKYRIPEELVVQREGKYFLKDTPDVEVKANYEKMSKSRGNTVNPNDIVKKYGSDCLRLYILFLGPIDQNKKWDLKGIKGTFKFLTNLYNLFVKDTSLAGEKRQEEGSTTTEVDSGEIPQEGGDSVVEPPRKRNSEHIICTKCRRKKRNQHMILNFEMIKSGGYKLEGKFNPDEKKEAIKRNINFLRSEDHSCKELSDFIVKKKVQDIETEKKERANFFINKITKCLNNMKLNTAVSFFMIFFNEIKKWDYIPLKIFLVFVKLLFPFCPHICEEFWFFYLKKYKAERKQICYFCNSSLMYFARWPSLFELESAKVSRLSIRLNNRHVTFMEVARESGLEELRSVESCEHSERPTNGEPSERSEKIIREATNKITDRIEKEKKKGKRLVNVMYIPNKVVNFVFK; translated from the coding sequence ATGCCACTCAGTTGGACACTCACCCTCATCTTGTGTTACTTGCTCCTGTGTGAAACGATCCATCATGTGTTTGCAGTGAGGAGTGAAAACGTCGGTTGCCCGGTTAGGGGGGCAAGTGCTGGTTGTTCGGTTATAGGGGTACGTGCTGGTTACGTAGCTCCCTCCTTGCACCCGAGTGAATGTGCCTGGAGGAGGGCGAGGCGAGACACCAAATTGTGGGCGTACAATTTCCGGGCGATCGAGCGCAAGTGGCAGGTGGTGTGGAATTCGAAGCGATTACTGGATAGGGATTTCGCTCGGTTCAACCGGAATGCCCAGGCGGAGAGTCAaggtgaaggggaaaaattagCTAAAGGAAGTAAAGTAAGTAAAGTAGGTAGAGTAGGTAAAggagaatggaaaaatgaagaaagcgTTGGACGCGAAtttgaagaggaggaaagaaggaaaaccacCAGGCGGAAGTTCTACATCCTGGATATGTTTCCATACCCCTCAGCTCAGGGTCTACATATGGGGCACATCCTGTGCTTCACCATAACAGATGTGTTAGCGAAATTCAAGCGAATGACAAACCACTGTGTCTTCCATCCCATCGGATGGGACAGTTTTGGATTGCCGTGTGATAGAATGTCAATGAAGCTGAAAGTAGATCCAAGAGAAATCatccaaaaaaatatattaaattttAAGGAACAAGTAATAAAGATGGGATTCCTTTTCAACTGGGATAACGAAATCAACACATCGGATGAAATTTTCTACAAATGGACCCAGTGGATTTTCATTCAgatgtatttaaaaaaactaGGTTATAAGAAGAATTCCTATGTAAATTGGTCGAAGGAAATTAAATGTGTAATCTCAAATgatgaaatgaagaatgaAGCGAATGTGGAAGGATTAAAGGTTACGAAGAGGAAGTTGCTGCAGTGGTACCTGAGGATTACAAAGTACGCCACCAGACTTATTGAGGATTTGAAGGAGATCGATTGGCCGGAGAAGATTAAGCGCATGCAAATTAATTGgataggaaagaaaaaaggcatcATCCTAAAGGCGAAAGTTATACCTATCCATGAATGGAAAACTAGGCAGATCTCTCATACCCCTTCAGGTTGTTCCATTCCACATGTTCTCTACCATAGTATATACGAAAACGATGAGATGACACTCCTTTTGAATTATTTGTACCATACGGGGGGGTATGGATAcgattttttctattcttttGTTCGAATGGGTGGTGAGAAGTATCCCATCGAATGGGTCGAAAACCAAATGGAACGTCTAATTCAGGAGGAAGACGCAGTGGAAAATTCGCTGAGGAGGATCAAGCCGAGTGTACCTAAACCAGTGCTTCCGCCcaacaaaggagaaaaaaaatatttgctaAACTTTGACACGGATAAGGAGGAAAACGAAGGGGGGGATCTCtatgtgaaaatatttttaaacgaAAAGGAGGCCATTTTTCCAGGGGATAAATTAGTAGTCAGTGTTAATCATCCGAAGATTGACAAAATAgtgaatgggaaaaaatgtttactgAACTTTGTGAGGAGAGGAATTAGGGAGAACGACACGGAGAGGTTAAAGAATGAACAGATCTTCTTCACAGGCTCAGTTATCTACAATCCCATAATAGGAAAGTACATCCCCATATACgtttgtacatatgtattagAGAACAATAGTGATTTGCTATTCgttaaaagggggaggagagaaaaagtggaagagacttcaaagggggaagaagccCTTCACAAATTGTTGTCCTCATCCAGGTATAGCAAAAAGTACAGTGTGTACAATTTGAAAGACTGGTTATTTTCCAGGCAGAGATACTGGGGAGAACCCTTTCCGTTCCTCTTTCCAGTGGGAGGAACAAAAGAAGGGGGACAAGAAAAGGGAgagataaaaaatgtgtgtaatTCTCCAGTGGAAGGGATCTACATAGATGACATCCCTGTGCATTTGCCAAAGTTTCACAAAAGAGTATACGAATTGGGTTCTAATAGATACAATGAAGGATCTCCTTCCGTTTTGTCAAGATTTAAAAACTGGGTTTTCCAAAGAAGGGGAAACGTACTGTACAAGAGAGAATGTGATATCATGCCACAGTGGGCTGGGTCTAGTTGGTATTTCTTAAGGTACCTGGACTCAAAGAATTCGAATTGCATTTTTAACAAGGAGAGAGCAAATTTGTGGATGCCTGTGGATCTGTACGTTGGAGGAAGTGAGCACGCTGTTCTGCATCTGCTTTATGCCAGATTTTTCCATAAATTTCTGTACGACCTTAAGTTAGTTAAGCATAAGGAACCTTTCCAAAGATTGTTCAATCAGGGCCTTCTGCTGAGTGCCAGTTCGTTCTTTGCTTACACAACGTTGGAAGGAAAGTTGGTTAGTTATGCGGCGGTGAGGGCGGAGGCAGCAGAGGGAGATAAAATTGAGAAGGAGGGGGGAACCCAGCAGAGGCAAGGCTCCGTCGAGTCAAACATTACGGAGAGTAATCCAGGGGATGATGTACTTATAGGTGGAAATGGTGAACCTCTCAAGGAGAAACAAATCTATCCATCCGGCGCAGAGCTCTCATCCGACAAGCAAAACTGCAGCATTGAAAAAGCGCTAGGAGAAAAAGTCTCATGCGAAAATGAGAAGTACAGGAAGTATCGAATTCCAGAAGAGCTAGTGGTGCAGAGAGAGGGAAAGTATTTTTTGAAGGACACCCCAGATGTAGAAGTAAAAGcgaattatgaaaaaatgtcAAAATCTAGAGGAAACACAGTGAACCCGAATGATATCGTGAAGAAATATGGATCCGATTGTCTCCGACTCTACATCTTGTTCTTAGGACCTATAGatcaaaacaaaaaatgggatcTAAAAGGGATAAAAGGAACCTTTAAATTCTTAACCAATTTATACAACTTGTTTGTGAAGGATACCTCCTTGGCAGGAGAGAAGAGACAAGAGGAAGGTAGCACCACTACAGAAGTTGACTCGGGAGAAATTCCGCAGGAGGGTGGTGACAGTGTCGTGGAACCCCCCCGCAAGAGAAATAGCGAACATATAATTTGCACCAAGtgtaggagaaaaaaaaggaaccagCACATGATTCTAAATTTTGAAATGATTAAAAGTGGGGGTTATAAacttgaaggaaaattcaACCCTgatgagaagaaagaagcaaTAAAGCGTAATATAAACTTCCTACGTAGTGAAGACCATTCGTGCAAAGAGCTATCAGAttttattgtaaaaaaaaaagtacaagaTATTGAAacggagaagaaagaaagggcaaattttttcattaacaAAATAACTAAATGTCTAAACAACATGAAGCTAAACACAGCCGTCTCGTTCTTCATGATATTTTTcaacgaaattaaaaagtgggACTACATCCCATTGAAGATATTTTTGGTGTTTGTTAAATTGCTGTTCCCATTTTGCCCTCAcatctgcgaggagttttggtttttttacttgaaaaaatacaaagcgGAGAGAAAGCAGATTTGCTACTTCTGCAATTCTAGCCTGATGTACTTCGCGCGCTGGCCTTCCTTATTCGAGTTGGAGTCGGCAAAGGTAAGCAGACTTTCTATCCGACTGAATAATCGCCACGTGACCTTCATGGAGGTCGCGAGGGAAAGCGGTTTGGAGGAGCTGCGAAGTGTAGAAAGTTGTGAGCATTCCGAGCGCCCCACGAATGGCGAACCGTCGGAACGATCAGAGAAAATCATTCGCGAGGctacaaataaaataacggatcgaatagaaaaggagaaaaaaaagggaaaacgaCTTGTGAACGTTATGTATATTCCGAACAAAGTcgtaaattttgttttcaaGTGA